CCGGTTTCCGGCCCCACCATTCGGGGTTCCGTTCCAGCACGATATGCGCCCCGCTGGCGACTTCCGCGATGCGGTACGGTCCGTACCACAGCCCCGGATTGGTCGTATCCGTTTCATAGGCGCTGCGCTTGCGGTATTCGGTCGGGTCGGCGAAATTCGCTTCCTCGATATGGGCGGGCAGCAGTTCCAGCCCGGAGATGCCGGCGAAATCGCAGGTCCGCTTGTTGACGTGCAGGGTGAAGGTTTTATCGTCGACCACGTCGATGGACGTGATCCGCTCGAACAGTTCGGAATTGCCGAACCCGCTTTTCGGATGTCGCCCGGCTTTCCAGGTGAACAGCACATCCTTCACCGTGATCGGCGTGCCGTCGCCCCAGACGGCGTCGGGCAGGATGGTGTAGGTGACGGCAATGCCATCCTTGCCGTCGGCCGTCTTTTCGTTCCTGGCGCGACCGTTTTCATAACTCGGCAGTTCGGTGCACAGCAGGCAGATCAGATTCCAGTCCGGATCGTAGACCGTAATCGGCCGCCGCGTCATGGCCAGCACGTAGGACTTGGCCAGCATGGATTCGATGTTCGGGTTGAAGTTCTGCGGGAACTGGCTGATGCCGATGACGAGGGTATCCTTCGCCGCGGCGGCGGGCAGGGCGCTCGCGAGGCCCGTCGCGATCACAATCAGGCCTGCCCAGCGCCGCACCATACGGGTTATTTCATGCGGGAAGGGTCCGGGCATCATCGGTCAGGTTCCTCCGCCGAACGATCCGTGACGCCCGGCGCCTGCCGCAAACTGCGCCGCGCCCTGCACGCCTTCCGTCTCGACGGCCTTCATGCCGGCGGCGAATTCGGCGCGCATCGCGTCTTCCACGGTCATGCCCCACTGCCGGTATACCGAGGCCCGGTCGGTGTTCATGCAAAGCTGCGGGAAGGCGGCGATTTCATGCGCCAGCGTTTCGGCGGCCTTTCGCGATGTACCGCTGGGAACCACGCGATTGGCGAGCCCCATCGACAGCGCTTCGGCGGCGCCGACCGGTCGGCCGGTGAGGATCAGGTCCAGCGCCCGCCCCTCGCCGACAATCCGCGGCAGGCGCACGGTACCGCCATCGATCAGCGGCACGCCCCAGCGCCGGCAGAACACGCCGAACACGGCGTCTTCCTCCATCACCCGCAGGTCGGCCAGCAGGGCGATCTCCATGCCGCCGGCGACCGCATAGCCCGACACGGCGGCGATCAGCGGCTTCGACAGCGCCAGCCGCGTTGGCCCCATCGGGCCTTCGCCATCAACCTTGTAGCGTTCGCGCCGGGCGCCGGAGGCGATCGCTTTCAGGTCGGCCCCGGCGCAGAACGTGCCGCCGGCGCCGCATATCACGGCGACGCGGGCGTCGCCGTCGCCGTCGAATTGCCGCAGGGCCTCGGCCAGCGCTTCGGCGGTCGGGTTATCGACCGCATTGCGGACGGCTGGCCGGTTGATGGTCACGGTCGTGACCGGACCGTTTCGCGCTACAAGGACGGTGTGCGGCATGTCGTTCCTGGCTCTCGTGACTGATGGGGCATTGTACCGCCATTGCCGGAAATTCAGAAGCAGCCCGTGCCGTGCGGCGTCAAATCAGGCCGCCGATGCGGGGTTTGCGTCGGACCACGCCTTCGGGTCGTTGAGGTAAGCCCGCACGGCGCCAAGCGCCGACGGATTGAAATAGCTTTCCTCCTCGGCGCAGGACAGCACGTCCCACCAGGTGGCCAGCGCGTGCAGTTTCACGCCGTGGGATTCGAGGTTGGTGACGCCCTGCGGGAAGATGCCGTAATGGAAGATGACGAAGGTATGGGCGCAGGTCGCCCCCGCCTCGCGCAGACCCTCCACGAAGCTGATCTTGCTGCCGCCATCGGTCGCCAGATCCTCCACCAGAAGCGCCCGGTCGCCAACCTTCACCAGCCCCTCGATCCGGGCGTTGCGGCCGAACCCCTTGGGCTGTTTGCGCACATAGGCCATCGGCAGCATCAGCCGGTCGGCGATCCAGGCGGCGAAGGGGATGCCGGCGGTTTCCCCGCCGGCGACCACATCGATGGATTCGAAACCGATGGCTTCCTCGATCAGCGCCGCGCCCATATCCATCAGTTTCGCGCGGGCGCGGGGAAAGCCGATCAGCCGACGGCAGTCGATATAGACCGGGCTGGTCCGCCCGCTGGTCAGGACGAACGGATCTTCCGGACGGAACAGGACGGATTCCGTTTCGATCAGGATACGGGCGGTGATGCGGGCGGGATCGGCAGTCATGTCGGACCTCATGGATGTACGGGTATGTCTGTTTACGGGATCGTCCAGCCCGGCGGCAAGACAGGACTTGCAGCGCCTCGGGTTTATATGGAGCCGCAACAACAGCGCACCGTTGCGGGACATGGAACAGGGTCCTTGATATTCGCTATACTGTGGATTACGGCGCGTCACGGGCGATTGCCGGACGAAAACACGGCACGGACGGGGTTGGGGAAACATGCAACTGACGATGGCGACCGTGACGATCCACGGCAGTCTGGACAAAAAGCTGACGGCAATCGGCGATGCGGGATTTTCCGGCGTCGAAATATTCGCAACCGAGCTCGAACCGGCGGGGCACGATCCCGCGACCGTCGGCCGGATGGCCGCCGATGCGGGCCTTGCGGTAACGACCTTCATGCCCTTCCGTGAATTCGAGGGGCTGCCGGAACCGCTGCGAACGAAGGCCTTCGACCGGGCGGAACGGGCCTTCGATATCATGCAGGCGCTGGGTACCGGCCTGTTGCTGGTCTGCACCAATGTCTCGCCGGACGCGCAGCCGGGAACCGCGCGGGCGGTTGACGATTTCCGCGAACTGGGCGAACGGGCCGCCGCGCGCGGGGTGCGGATCGGCGTCGAACCGCTGGCCTGGGGCCGCTATATCAGCGATTACCGGGATGGGTGGGACATCATCCGCCGGGTCGATCATCCGAATGTCGGGATCGTGCTGGATACGTTTCACGTATTGGGGCTCGATCTGCCGGTTGATGCAATTCGCGAAATACCGGGCGAGAAAATCTTCGATATCCAGATTACGGACATGACCCCGCGCCTGGACCGGGACCTGATGACCTGGAGCCGCCACCACCGCTGCCTGCCCGGACGCGGGGCCTATGACCTTGTCCCCTTCGTGCGGGCGGTGGAGGCGACGGGCTATGACGGGGTCATGTCGCTGGAAATTTTCGACGACGGCGCGGTAACCGAGACGCCGCAGCGGATCGCGGAGGAAGGGCTGCGGTCCTTGCGGGGACTTCTGGCGGACTGACACGGATTGATGTGCAGCCGCCGCGGGTGCGGGTAAGATGCCATTCTCAGGTGAGGGAGAAACATGATGGCAGACCGGGACTGGAATTCGCAGCCGCCCTATATCCATGAAGGATATAAATCCACGGTCCTGCGCGGCCCGACCAAACCGCTGGTGCCGCTGAAGCA
The genomic region above belongs to Alphaproteobacteria bacterium and contains:
- a CDS encoding crotonase/enoyl-CoA hydratase family protein; translation: MPHTVLVARNGPVTTVTINRPAVRNAVDNPTAEALAEALRQFDGDGDARVAVICGAGGTFCAGADLKAIASGARRERYKVDGEGPMGPTRLALSKPLIAAVSGYAVAGGMEIALLADLRVMEEDAVFGVFCRRWGVPLIDGGTVRLPRIVGEGRALDLILTGRPVGAAEALSMGLANRVVPSGTSRKAAETLAHEIAAFPQLCMNTDRASVYRQWGMTVEDAMRAEFAAGMKAVETEGVQGAAQFAAGAGRHGSFGGGT
- a CDS encoding orotate phosphoribosyltransferase, translating into MTADPARITARILIETESVLFRPEDPFVLTSGRTSPVYIDCRRLIGFPRARAKLMDMGAALIEEAIGFESIDVVAGGETAGIPFAAWIADRLMLPMAYVRKQPKGFGRNARIEGLVKVGDRALLVEDLATDGGSKISFVEGLREAGATCAHTFVIFHYGIFPQGVTNLESHGVKLHALATWWDVLSCAEEESYFNPSALGAVRAYLNDPKAWSDANPASAA
- a CDS encoding sugar phosphate isomerase/epimerase family protein → MQLTMATVTIHGSLDKKLTAIGDAGFSGVEIFATELEPAGHDPATVGRMAADAGLAVTTFMPFREFEGLPEPLRTKAFDRAERAFDIMQALGTGLLLVCTNVSPDAQPGTARAVDDFRELGERAAARGVRIGVEPLAWGRYISDYRDGWDIIRRVDHPNVGIVLDTFHVLGLDLPVDAIREIPGEKIFDIQITDMTPRLDRDLMTWSRHHRCLPGRGAYDLVPFVRAVEATGYDGVMSLEIFDDGAVTETPQRIAEEGLRSLRGLLAD